In Cydia fagiglandana chromosome 16, ilCydFagi1.1, whole genome shotgun sequence, the following are encoded in one genomic region:
- the LOC134672058 gene encoding uncharacterized protein LOC134672058, producing the protein MAVATESEVLRKYYSDSDYLSSPEGIMKLIAILGCLCSAVLFLAGGGCAGAMGLAAGGASVAFITAGLLAVQLTATVLGAPLYAPQVWLYSDVVGSSVLGALLVLNGALSVTLCELRGFASYVHAPLAACNAALVVGGAVVTYAAVTRRWDAARGPAWEPRREPPQDVDV; encoded by the exons ATGGCAGTAGCCACGGAGTCGGAAGTGCTGCGGAAGTATTACTCCGACAGCGACTACCTGAGTTCTCCCGAGGGGATTATGAAGCTGATCGCTATC CTGGGCTGTCTGTGTTCAGCCGTGCTGTTCCTGGCGGGCGGGGGCTGCGCGGGCGCGATGGGgctggcggcgggcggcgcTAGCGTGGCCTTCATCACTGCGGGACTGTTGGCTGTGCAGCTGACGGCGACGGTACTCGGCGCGCCACTGTACGCGCCGCAAGTGTGGCTCTACTCC GATGTGGTGGGCAGCTCGGTCCTCGGCGCGCTGCTGGTGCTGAACGGCGCGCTCAGCGTCACGCTGTGCGAGCTGCGCGGCTTCGCCAGCTATGTGCATGCT CCGCTAGCAGCGTGCAACGCGGCCCTAGTCGTCGGTGGTGCCGTGGTCACATACGCGGCGGTGACGCGACGATGGGACGCGGCGCGCGGGCCCGCGTGGGAGCCGCGTCG